Proteins encoded by one window of Haematobia irritans isolate KBUSLIRL chromosome 2, ASM5000362v1, whole genome shotgun sequence:
- the LOC142226386 gene encoding uncharacterized protein LOC142226386, which translates to MCDHRKYSESGKSRRSSYHDRDDRSEKYHRQKEKEKSPRSPHGSERSKGSRCKNHKRKAHDEYHHKDTSAKRPRYDENYLHSKYSKTTRRSHKTRSIDDERKESNVENRKSLLVISPTAETIHYKEAKISNIPSPYAHLPPSPPRLIKPAKENSGKCLQATMGKISQNSYDKEVHNENKPESNNTIEDPPKLSEMRDHIKIVDNIGISQKYKTFYRDSKNGEDIKSKHDTPVNEGKLKNDNIRDDEIPPNLLAIQQTHKPKLRNPTNELEKRDANMTNLQLFPKSLNLQCKESISETFYQQNKTNRTRRSRFDQQTPSLLGYNSHLISTKKEIGDSAELNGNISFNNKEEIALNAGSKNSNKNTGFSDSLGKNTNSTNSARNDLEYMQTTFKTNSSCINETNNKNTGFIVTNNSTGNNGHCHNISPNMNYTKSNGSSESYGALLASIDDRKNTGVSTDSRKDNIVSSASTDVSKNIGFPNHTTIDLTNTVNQVSGICSHNGDKSKAIPEKGKTFHHKQYNEFHNIDTNNLKNTGFTNGIANPIINTGFSCNTTNHFPNIGIENVIMSQFRYPPPPIPSSTLDKNGNCSLANGRSLNKNSSFLENHRSKDIAFRNPSHNNNIHLPLDKNTGYFGPNELFKNNNAAFGKSISMKGDNSLTTSADFISKNKSKSLLFDNNASDSKPDHIFKNGNDNTIGNRNWINETDTTLSKNTGFLEDPSSKDIKLESVHPNYKSFMFDKNNGATPIYSQNTFSKDHYIENDKNTGFFEIPNSKDFISETRTYNSKILSVDRITGSFETKDKCHDTKGPNYTPNTFQSGLFNISRPYGGTRNRYAERSMEINNYDNNRNTGNFQQPKFNLNKTNDYTNVNQGVYNPSSENTGTLNINYVPNYNNKKNLKNTGNPTMDYNPKQYNEGITIHTPKFRKSRFDVENKGGEVKTYDENIMPTASFNHVPHQDKVQHPTEDNFKKNDNKSSLQSRSNMNVDPANNDYQSKICEIPAISPSLGGGQEHIIPNIQFGMRKRSNNGFVGPNPNGKQYPNSNSGNTTKNVPSSNQLSSDQYPTHLGEGHVQTNPKFSYTQSGNQNFYHDINPAPPVEDINIEKYTKNTTNLGHKFGNRFDRRQIHHRNTNPAYRRSQVNTSKYRKEMAAVKLNPKGNFYRTPNRLGFAKPHRTSKASNKNNIGPISISSGHQRKQKINNKPQWKIEKINNNLVNNKNDKKESPKEKKPKKKNPKKKSKDILSDSPDNVPDTNVIKEPHIDINKEVFGDFQPIAVGLKKPPKGHLKPDPEIYWKQWWSLYGHVEKSLPPPIDANDEVIKSIFNFPSLLSDSEMRKRKRQLMVMGVGKIMRHIRLNEKDYALRDIFNVLKYKHQLEDPQFQKHLSPKEFKKVEMVLKNARKKTRRALFYQNMICRWHFSMDIVKRSENGETVKSGHARKLLSNKVFHYLVWESVQELKKLIIEDWPGFDEFYKTL; encoded by the exons GCTCTAGATGTAAAAATCATAAACGTAAGGCACACGATGAATATCACCACAAGGATACTTCAGCCAAAAGACCTCGATATGATGAAAATTATCTCCATTCAAAATACTCTAAGACTACGCGACGATCACACAAAACTAGATCTATAGATGATGAGCGAAAGGAATCAAATGTTGAGAATCGAAAATCATTATTGGTTATCAGTCCCACCGCAGAAACAATTCATTATAAAGAAGCTAAAATATCGAATATACCATCACCATATGCCCATTTGCCACCATCACCACCGAGGCTAATAAAACCGGCTAAAGAAAATAGTGGGAAATGTCTACAAGCAACTATgggaaaaatttcacaaaatagcTATGACAAGGAGgttcataatgaaaataaacctGAGAGCAATAATACCATTGAGGACCCTcccaaactctcagaaatgagaGATCATATTAAAATTGTTGATAATATTGGAATTTCCCAAAAATATAAAACGTTCTACAGAGATAGTAAAAATGGTGAAGATATAAAATCCAAGCATGATACCCCAGTCAAtgaaggaaaattaaaaaatgacaaTATCAGAGATGATGAAATCCCACCGAACCTATTGGCGATCCAGCAAACCCATAAACCAAAATTAAGAAACCCTACAAATGAATTAGAAAAAAGAGATGCTAATATgactaatttacaattattCCCCAAAAGCCTTAATCTACAATGCAAGGAATCTATATCGGAAACTTTTTATCAACAAAATAAAACCAACAGAACACGACGTAGTCGTTTCGATCAACAAACTCCTTCATTATTGGGCTATAATTCCCATTTAATATCGACTAAAAAGGAAATTGGCGATTCCGcagaacttaatggaaatattaGCTTTAACAACAAGGAAGAAATTGCCTTAAATGCAGGTTCTaaaaatagcaataaaaatacTGGATTTAGTGATTCCCTTGGGAAAAATACAAATAGTACTAACTCTGCCCGAAATGACCTTGAATATATGCAAACTACATTTAAAACTAATTCATCATGTATTAatgaaaccaataacaaaaatactggttttatAGTAACTAATAATAGTACTGGAAACAATGGCCATTGCCACAATATTTCTCCAAATATGAACTATACTAAATCCAATGGTAGTTCTGAATCTTACGGAGCATTACTTGCATCTATAGATGATCGAAAGAATACTGGGGTTTCTACCGACTCTAGAAAAGATAACATAGTCTCTTCTGCCTCTACAGATGTATCTAAAAATATCGGATTTCCCAATCACACTACAATTGATTTGACAAATACTGTTAATCAAGTTTCCGGAATATGCAGCCACAATGGCGATAAATCTAAAGCTATCCCAGAAAAGGGCAAAACATTTCACCATAAACAATATAATGAATTTCACAATATTGAtacaaataatttgaaaaataccGGTTTTACTAATGGCATCGCAAATCCCATTATAAATACTGGTTTCTCCTGTAACACAACAaatcattttccaaatatcggtattgaaaatgttataaTGAGCCAATTTCGATATCCACCACCACCTATACCATCGTCCACTTTGGACAAGAACGGAAATTGCAGCTTGGCAAATGGAAGATCATTGAATAAAAATTCTAGTTTCTTGGAAAATCATAGATCTAAAGATATCGCTTTTAGAAATCCAAGCCATAACAATAATATACATCTTCCACTTGATAAAAATACTGGTTATTTTGGTCCCAATGAATTGTTTAAGAACAACAATGCTGCATTTGGAAAAAGCATCTCTATGAAAGGTGACAACTCGTTGACCACTTCTGCAGATTtcatctccaaaaataaaagcaaaagtCTTCTGTTTGATAATAATGCAAGTGATTCTAAACCTGATCATATTTTTAAGAATGGAAATGATAACACTATTGGAAATAGAAATTGGATTAATGAAACTGACACCACGCTTTCTAAAAATACTGGTTTCCTAGAAGATCCCAGTTCTAAAGATATTAAATTGGAAAGTGTTCATCCTAATTACAAAAGTTTtatgtttgacaaaaataatggtGCAACCCCAATTTATTCccaaaacacattttcaaaAGATCATTATATTGAAAACGACAAAAATACTGGTTTCTTTGAAATTCCCAATTCTAAAGATTTTATATCTGAAACACGGACCtataatagcaaaattttatcagtTGATAGAATTACTGGGTCTTTTGAGACCAAAGATAAATGTCACGATACCAAAGGTCCAAATTATACTCCTAACACATTTCAAAGTGGGTTATTCAATATTTCTCGACCCTATGGTGGTACAAGAAATAGATATGCAGAaagatctatggaaataaataattatgacaACAATAGAAATACTGGGAATTTTCAGCaacccaaatttaatttaaataaaaccaaCGACTATACAAATGTCAATCAAGGAGTTTATAATCCATCATCTGAAAATACTGGGACTCTCAATATCAATTATGTTCCTAATTACAATAAtaagaaaaatcttaaaaatactggcaaccccACTATGGACTATAACCCCAAGCAATATAATGAAGGTATCACTATTCACACCCCGAAGTTTCGTAAAAGTCGTTTTGATGTTGAAAATAAAGGCGGTGAAGTGAAAACCTATGATGAAAATATAATGCCTACGGCCAGTTTCAACCATGTTCCTCATCAAGATAAAGTACAACATCCGACTGAAGATAACTTTAAAAAGAATGATAATAAAAGTTCCCTACAAAGTAGATCAAATATGAATGTGGATCCTGCAAACAATGATTATCAATCTAAAATTTGTGAAATCCCTGCAATTTCCCCCTCCCTTGGTGGTGGCCAGGAACATATTATACCAAATATACAATTTGGTATGAGAAAGAGGTCTAACAATGGATTTGTGGGTCCCAACCCTAATGGGAAACAATATCCCAATAGCAACAGTGGTAATACTACAAAAAATGTCCCGTCTTCAAATCAACTCTCCTCAGACCAGTATCCAACACATCTTGGCGAAGGACATGTTCAAACAAATCCTAAATTCTCGTATACTCAAAgtggaaatcaaaatttctatcacGATATTAATCCAGCTCCTCCAGTAGAAGATATAAATATagagaaatatacaaaaaataccACAAATCTAGGACATAAATTTGGCAATCGTTTCGATCGCAGACAAATCCATCATAGGAATACCAATCCCGCATATAGGAGATCCCAGgtgaatacatcgaaatatcgaaagGAAATGGCAGCTGTAAAATTAAATCCCAAAGGAAATTTCTATCGAACCCCGAATAGGCTTGGTTTTGCGAAACCCCATCGGACTTCAAAAGcatccaataaaaataatataggtCCTATAAGTATTTCCTCTGGACATCAGAGGAAACAAAAGATTAATAACAAACCCCAATggaaaattgagaaaataaacaataatctagtcaataataaaaatgataaaaaggaATCTCCCAAGGAAAAGAAACCCAAAAAGAAGAATCCGAAAAAGAAATCTAAGGATATCTTGAGTGATTCTCCAGATAATGTCCCCGATACAAATGTTATTAAAGAACCCCACATTGATATTAATAAGGAAGTATTTGGCGATTTTCAACCCATTGCTGTTGGTTTGAAAAAACCTCCCAAAGGACATTTAAAACCTGATCCAGAAATTTATTGGAAACAATGGTGGTCCCTTTACGGTCATGTCGAAAAATCTCTACCACCTCCTATAGATGCTAATGACGAAGTCATAAAATCTATATTCAATTTCCCATCTTTGCTTAGCGATAGCGAAATGCGCAAGCGTAAACGTCAACTTATGGTTATGGGTGTGGGAAAGATAATGCGTCACATACGCCTAAATGAAAAGGATTATGCCTTACGTGATATATTCAATGTCCTTAAGTATAAACATCAACTTGAGGATCCACAATTTCAAAAGCACCTCTCACCCAAAGAATTTAAAAAGGTGgaaatggtattaaaaaatgCCCGCAAGAAAACACGACGTGCTCTATTTTATCAGAATATGATATGTAGATGGCATTTCTCCATGGACATTGTTAAACGTTCGGAGAATGGTGAAACTGTGAAAAGTGGTCATGCCCGAAAATTGCTAAGCAATAAAGTTTTCCATTATTTGGTTTGGGAATCGGTGCAAGAATTAAAG AAACTAATCATAGAGGACTGGCCTGGCTTTGATGAATTTTACAAGACTTTATAA